In the Hippoglossus stenolepis isolate QCI-W04-F060 chromosome 14, HSTE1.2, whole genome shotgun sequence genome, one interval contains:
- the bcar3 gene encoding breast cancer anti-estrogen resistance protein 3 isoform X2, with protein sequence MSERCDLKTLTAALCCFYHKNSVISAKFSRDQFILDCPSEKLRRELEEELKMNCEEPRSHAWYHGAIPRQVAENSVQRDGDFLLRDSLSIPGSYVLTCQWRNAAQHFKINKKVVMLNEAYSRVEYRLDREGFDSVPALIRFYVGNRKPVSQVVGAIIFQPINRGLPLRCLEEKYGLSSTHRDSLMSQERRSQKRLSLNITNGHTHDNTHAAHDNAHQDNGVGRSRQLRLKDRCGSQPASLNQVQERRRPLKAHQSESFLPLGSKPQPDPLLPSPKSPVFRTGSEPVLSPSFPRRSAEPLAGQAIRGSDSQLCPKPPPKPSKVPLARLPRSPCLQPLVPSSASCNHTDSSSSVFPSPTLDSTCGESPVWRSGAPPAKPLKFSHSSSSSLLSPPDRLHYPDTDSVTGRTERLQPSPADLRSCSSLEWEEPISPDSITDDGLALQPPLCSYVDRLRREGDGEEEEEEGGRRGLDRSSYHHAIAALENTSEEEEEDAGREEDGEEKRRRSSFQRPVVETESMFRPAEFGSRLLPPENKPLEMVVLKRAKELLLRHNHHSIARHLLMADCQVVRILGVSPELKGQMGVSSGLELVTLPHGRQLRLDLMERHHTMAIGVAVDILGCTGSVDERASTLNRIILVALELKDTVGDLFAFTALMKALDLPQISRLEETWTALRRNYTQTAISYEKTLKPFYKNLYEGTASPPPGVCVPLLLPLLTLMERPSITPEGGELWETSDQGCDIMLRHLEAARNVAHNTHSYTANAQKLLQGFQADEDLLEVFKTDFQLRLLWGSRGASVNQSDRYSKFTLILTALSRKLEPPPKTQTLI encoded by the exons TTCTCCAGAGATCAGTTCATCCTGGACTGTCCTTCAGAGAAACTCCgcagggagctggaggaggaactgAAGATGAACTGTGAGGAGCCCAGGAGCCACGCGTGGTATCACGGAGCGATTCCcagacag GTTGCAGAGAACTCGGTGCAGCGTGACGGGGATTTCTTGCTCCGTGACTCGCTGTCCATCCCAGGAAGTTACGTTCTGACCTGCCAGTGGCGAAACGCTGCCCAGCACTTTAAAATCAACAAGAAG GTCGTGATGCTGAATGAAGCCTACTCCCGAGTGGAGTACCGTCTGGACAGGGAAGGCTTCGACAGCGTCCCTGCACTTATCAGATTCTACGTCGGCAACAGAAAACCTGTCTCACAG GTGGTCGGAGCCATCATCTTCCAGCCCATCAACAGAGGCCTTCCCCTGCGCTGCCTGGAGGAGAAGTACGGACTCTCCAGCACTCACCGGGACTCGCTCATGTCCCAGGAGAGACGCAGTCAGAAGCGCCTCAGCCTCAACATCACCAACGGACACACGCACGACAACACACACGCCGCGCACGACAACGCACACCAGGACAACGGCGTGGGCCGCAGCCGGCAGCTCAG GTTGAAGGATCGCTGCGGCAGCCAACCAGCGAGTCTCAATCAGGTCCAGGAGAGGCGACGCCCCCTCAAGGCGCACCAATCAGAAAGCTTCTTACCTCTTG GATCTAAGCCTCAGCCGGACCCCCTCCTCCCCAGCCCCAAGTCCCCGGTGTTTCGGACGGGCAGCGAGCCGGTCCTCAGCCCCTCGTTCCCCCGGAGATCAGCCGAGCCTCTGGCAG gtcaGGCGATCCGAGGCTCCGACAGCCAGCTGTGTCCCAAGCCGCCTCCCAAACCCAGCAAAGTGCCGCTGGCTCGACTCCCTCGCTCGCCCTGCCTCCAGCCGCTGGTCCCCTCGTCCGCCTCCTGCAACCACACGGACTCGTCCTCCTCCGTCTTCCCGTCTCCGACTCTGGACTCCACGTGTGGGGAGTCGCCTGTGTGGAGGAGCGGAG ctcctcctgcgaAGCCTCTGAAGTTTTCccacagctcctcctcttctctcctttcaccTCCTGATCGGCTTCACTATCCGGATACAGACTCGGTGACGGGCCGGACTGAGCGTCTGCAGCCGAGTCCCGCCGACCTGAGGTCCTGCAGCTCGCTGGAGTGGGAGGAGCCGATCTCTCCAGACTCCATCACAGACGACGGCCTCGCACTTCAGCCGCCACTCTGCAGCTACGTGGACAGgctgaggagggaaggagacggcgaggaggaagaggaggagggaggacgcAGAGGCCTGGACAGAAGCTCCTACCATCACGCCATCGCGGCCTTAGAGAACAccagcgaggaagaggaggaggatgcaggcagggaggaggatggggaggagaagaggaggaggagcagtttCCAGCGGCCGGTGGTGGAGACCGAGTCCATGTTCAGACCGGCAGAGTTCGGATCTCGACTCCTGCCGCCGGAGAACAAACCTCTGGAGATGGTGGTGCTGAAGAGAGCGAAGGAGCTGCTGCTCAGGCACAACCACCACAGCATCGCCAGACACCTGCTGATGGCCGACtgccag GTTGTGAGGATACTGGGAGTGAGTCCGGAGCTCAAAGGTCAGATGGGCGTGTCCTCGGGCCTGGAGCTGGTGACGCTGCCGCACGGTCGACAGCTGAGGCTCGACCTCATGGAAAg ACACCACACCATGGCGATAGGCGTCGCCGTGGATATTCTGGGATGTACGGGCAGCGTGGATGAGCGGGCGTCCACGTTAAATCGCATCATCCTCGTGGCGTTGGAGCTGAAGGACACGGTGGGCGACCTGTTCGCTTTCACGGCCCTGATGAAGGCTCTGGACCTGCcgcag ATCAGCCGACTGGAGGAAACGTGGACGGCTCTGCGACGGAACTACACACAGACGGCCATCAGCTACGAGAAGACACTGAAACCTTTCTACAAGAACCTGTACGAGGGCACAG cctccccTCCCCCCGGGGTCTGCGTCCCCCTCCTGCTGCCGCTCCTCACCCTGATGGAGCGCCCGTCAATCACACCTGAAGGGGGGGAACTGTGGGAGACCAGCGACCAGGGCTGCGACATCATGCTGCGCCACCTGGAGGCCGCACGCAACGTcgcgcacaacacacacagctacacagcCAACGCACAGAAGCTCTTACAAG ggtttCAGGCTGACGAAGACCTGCTGGAGGTTTTTAAAACAGACTTCCAGCTGCGGCTGCTGTGGGGAAGCCGCGGAGCCTCGGTCAACCAATCGGATCGCTACAGCAAATTCACTCTCATCCTCACCGCGTTGTCACGGAAACTGGAGCCCCCACCCAAAACTCAAACCTTAATCTAA
- the fnbp1l gene encoding formin-binding protein 1-like isoform X1 produces the protein MSWGTELWDQFDNLDKHTQWGIDFLERYSKFVKERLDIEQNYAKQLRTLVKKYCPKRSKEEEPRFTTCVSFYSILNELNDYAGQREVVAEEIAHKVYGELMTYSQDLKAERKHHLQEGRKAQQYLDHSWKQMDNSKKKFERECKEAEKCQLTFDRLDNDINATKSEVEKAKAQLYLRTHMADESKNEYAAQLQNFNGEQWKHFNNAIPHIFKNLQDMDERRTVKLGETYRSFAEAERRVIPIVSKCLEGMVSAAKAVNERKDSVIVVESFKSGFDPPGDFPFEDFSQNLSRTGSDGTISNTPKGERDKDGGPAPRSDPKHPMSRTKNKLWLFGKKPKWSVKMAPSLEDFSHLPPEQRRKRLQQRIDELNKELQKEMDQRDALNKMKDVYEKNPQMGDPISLQPKISETICNMEKLRSELHKNESWLSEVEGKQSSRGDRRHSADNHHQTPQGRESPEGSYTDDTSQEHHTPHPRPSPAKPGNPNPNPDPHEFDDEFDDDDPMPVIGHCKALYSFGGQNEGTLVMAEDEVLYIIEEDKGDGWTRARKQSGEEGYVPTSYVEITMEKNSKGAVTYI, from the exons GACCAGTTTGATAATCTggacaaacacactcagtgGGGGATTGATTTTCTGGAGCGCTATTCAAAGTTTGTCAAGGAAAGGCTGGACATTGAGCAAAACTATGCCAAGCAACTACG gaCCTTGGTGAAGAAATATTGCCCGAAACGCTCCAAGGAGGAGGAGCCGAG GTTCACAACATGTGTGTCGTTCTACTCCATACTGAATGAACTTAACGACTATGCTGGTCAGAGGGAGGTGGTGGCGGAGGAGATTGCTCACAAGGTGTACGGAGAGCTGATGACTTACAGTCAAGACCTCAAAGCTGAGAGGAAGCAT CATCTTCAGGAGGGCAGGAAGGCCCAGCAGTATTTGGATCATAGCTGGAAACAGATGGACAAC AGTAAAAAGAAGTTTGAGAGGGAGTGtaaagaagcagagaaatgCCAGCTGACCTTCGACCGGTTAGATAATGACATCAACGCCACCAAATCCGAAGTGGAGAAG gCCAAAGCCCAGTTATACCTGCGGACTCACATGGCCGATGAGAGTAAGAACGAATACGCCGCTCAGCTACAGAACTTCAACGGAGAGCAGTGGAAACATTTCAACAACGCCATTCCACACATCTTCAAG AATCTGCAGGACATGGATGAACGTCGGACGGTGAAGCTGGGCGAGACATACCGGAGCTTTGCTGAGGCGGAGCGGAGAGTCATTCCCATCGTCTCCAAATGTCTAGAAGGAATGGTTTCTGCCGCCAAAGCTGTCAATGAACGAAAG GATTCGGTCATTGTCGTGGAGTCATTCAAGTCCGGCTTCGACCCTCCAGGCGACTTCCCCTTCGAGGACTTCAGTCAGAATCTGAGCAGGACAGGTTCAGACGGGACAATCAGCAACACGCCCAAAGGAGAACGAGACAAAGACGGGGGCCCGGCACCGAGATCAGACCCAAAACATCCTATGAGCAGAACCAAGAACAAGCTGTGGCTGTTTGGGAAGAAACCAAAG TGGTCAGTAAAGATG GCTCCGTCTCTAGAGGATTTCAGTCACCTCCCCCccgagcagaggaggaagaggctgcagcagaggatCGACGAACTCAACAAAGAGCTCCAGAAAGAGATGGATCAGAG agaTGCCctgaacaagatgaaggacgtgTACGAGAAGAACCCACAGATGGGAGACCCCATCAGCCTGCAACCTAAAATATCAGAGACCATTTGTAACATGGAGAAACTGCGCTCGGAACTCCACAAAAATGAG AGTTGGTTATCTGAGGTGGAGGGAAAGCAGAGCTCCAGAGGAGACCGAAGACACAGCGCCGACAATCACCATCAAACCCCTCAAGGCAGAGAAAG CCCTGAGGGCAGCTACACAGACGACACCAGTCAGGAGCATCACACGCCTCACCCCCGCCCCAGTCCCGCAAAGCCCGGGAACCCCAACCCCAACCCTGACCCTCACGAGTTTGACGATGAATTTGATGACGACGACCCGATGCCTGTCATCGGACACTGCAAAGCGCTGTACTCTTTTGGCG GTCAGAACGAGGGGACGCTGGTGATGGCAGAAGATGAG GTGTTGTACATCATCGAGGAGGACAAAGGCGACGGCTGGACGAGGGCGAGGAAGCAGAGCGGCGAGGAGGGCTACGTCCCCACCTCCTACGTAGAAATCACCatggagaaaaacagcaaaggtGCTGTCACCTACATCTGA
- the bcar3 gene encoding breast cancer anti-estrogen resistance protein 3 isoform X3, with translation MQRSSSCHFSRDQFILDCPSEKLRRELEEELKMNCEEPRSHAWYHGAIPRQVAENSVQRDGDFLLRDSLSIPGSYVLTCQWRNAAQHFKINKKVVMLNEAYSRVEYRLDREGFDSVPALIRFYVGNRKPVSQVVGAIIFQPINRGLPLRCLEEKYGLSSTHRDSLMSQERRSQKRLSLNITNGHTHDNTHAAHDNAHQDNGVGRSRQLRLKDRCGSQPASLNQVQERRRPLKAHQSESFLPLGSKPQPDPLLPSPKSPVFRTGSEPVLSPSFPRRSAEPLAGQAIRGSDSQLCPKPPPKPSKVPLARLPRSPCLQPLVPSSASCNHTDSSSSVFPSPTLDSTCGESPVWRSGAPPAKPLKFSHSSSSSLLSPPDRLHYPDTDSVTGRTERLQPSPADLRSCSSLEWEEPISPDSITDDGLALQPPLCSYVDRLRREGDGEEEEEEGGRRGLDRSSYHHAIAALENTSEEEEEDAGREEDGEEKRRRSSFQRPVVETESMFRPAEFGSRLLPPENKPLEMVVLKRAKELLLRHNHHSIARHLLMADCQVVRILGVSPELKGQMGVSSGLELVTLPHGRQLRLDLMERHHTMAIGVAVDILGCTGSVDERASTLNRIILVALELKDTVGDLFAFTALMKALDLPQISRLEETWTALRRNYTQTAISYEKTLKPFYKNLYEGTASPPPGVCVPLLLPLLTLMERPSITPEGGELWETSDQGCDIMLRHLEAARNVAHNTHSYTANAQKLLQGFQADEDLLEVFKTDFQLRLLWGSRGASVNQSDRYSKFTLILTALSRKLEPPPKTQTLI, from the exons ATGCAGAGATCCAGCAGCTGTCAT TTCTCCAGAGATCAGTTCATCCTGGACTGTCCTTCAGAGAAACTCCgcagggagctggaggaggaactgAAGATGAACTGTGAGGAGCCCAGGAGCCACGCGTGGTATCACGGAGCGATTCCcagacag GTTGCAGAGAACTCGGTGCAGCGTGACGGGGATTTCTTGCTCCGTGACTCGCTGTCCATCCCAGGAAGTTACGTTCTGACCTGCCAGTGGCGAAACGCTGCCCAGCACTTTAAAATCAACAAGAAG GTCGTGATGCTGAATGAAGCCTACTCCCGAGTGGAGTACCGTCTGGACAGGGAAGGCTTCGACAGCGTCCCTGCACTTATCAGATTCTACGTCGGCAACAGAAAACCTGTCTCACAG GTGGTCGGAGCCATCATCTTCCAGCCCATCAACAGAGGCCTTCCCCTGCGCTGCCTGGAGGAGAAGTACGGACTCTCCAGCACTCACCGGGACTCGCTCATGTCCCAGGAGAGACGCAGTCAGAAGCGCCTCAGCCTCAACATCACCAACGGACACACGCACGACAACACACACGCCGCGCACGACAACGCACACCAGGACAACGGCGTGGGCCGCAGCCGGCAGCTCAG GTTGAAGGATCGCTGCGGCAGCCAACCAGCGAGTCTCAATCAGGTCCAGGAGAGGCGACGCCCCCTCAAGGCGCACCAATCAGAAAGCTTCTTACCTCTTG GATCTAAGCCTCAGCCGGACCCCCTCCTCCCCAGCCCCAAGTCCCCGGTGTTTCGGACGGGCAGCGAGCCGGTCCTCAGCCCCTCGTTCCCCCGGAGATCAGCCGAGCCTCTGGCAG gtcaGGCGATCCGAGGCTCCGACAGCCAGCTGTGTCCCAAGCCGCCTCCCAAACCCAGCAAAGTGCCGCTGGCTCGACTCCCTCGCTCGCCCTGCCTCCAGCCGCTGGTCCCCTCGTCCGCCTCCTGCAACCACACGGACTCGTCCTCCTCCGTCTTCCCGTCTCCGACTCTGGACTCCACGTGTGGGGAGTCGCCTGTGTGGAGGAGCGGAG ctcctcctgcgaAGCCTCTGAAGTTTTCccacagctcctcctcttctctcctttcaccTCCTGATCGGCTTCACTATCCGGATACAGACTCGGTGACGGGCCGGACTGAGCGTCTGCAGCCGAGTCCCGCCGACCTGAGGTCCTGCAGCTCGCTGGAGTGGGAGGAGCCGATCTCTCCAGACTCCATCACAGACGACGGCCTCGCACTTCAGCCGCCACTCTGCAGCTACGTGGACAGgctgaggagggaaggagacggcgaggaggaagaggaggagggaggacgcAGAGGCCTGGACAGAAGCTCCTACCATCACGCCATCGCGGCCTTAGAGAACAccagcgaggaagaggaggaggatgcaggcagggaggaggatggggaggagaagaggaggaggagcagtttCCAGCGGCCGGTGGTGGAGACCGAGTCCATGTTCAGACCGGCAGAGTTCGGATCTCGACTCCTGCCGCCGGAGAACAAACCTCTGGAGATGGTGGTGCTGAAGAGAGCGAAGGAGCTGCTGCTCAGGCACAACCACCACAGCATCGCCAGACACCTGCTGATGGCCGACtgccag GTTGTGAGGATACTGGGAGTGAGTCCGGAGCTCAAAGGTCAGATGGGCGTGTCCTCGGGCCTGGAGCTGGTGACGCTGCCGCACGGTCGACAGCTGAGGCTCGACCTCATGGAAAg ACACCACACCATGGCGATAGGCGTCGCCGTGGATATTCTGGGATGTACGGGCAGCGTGGATGAGCGGGCGTCCACGTTAAATCGCATCATCCTCGTGGCGTTGGAGCTGAAGGACACGGTGGGCGACCTGTTCGCTTTCACGGCCCTGATGAAGGCTCTGGACCTGCcgcag ATCAGCCGACTGGAGGAAACGTGGACGGCTCTGCGACGGAACTACACACAGACGGCCATCAGCTACGAGAAGACACTGAAACCTTTCTACAAGAACCTGTACGAGGGCACAG cctccccTCCCCCCGGGGTCTGCGTCCCCCTCCTGCTGCCGCTCCTCACCCTGATGGAGCGCCCGTCAATCACACCTGAAGGGGGGGAACTGTGGGAGACCAGCGACCAGGGCTGCGACATCATGCTGCGCCACCTGGAGGCCGCACGCAACGTcgcgcacaacacacacagctacacagcCAACGCACAGAAGCTCTTACAAG ggtttCAGGCTGACGAAGACCTGCTGGAGGTTTTTAAAACAGACTTCCAGCTGCGGCTGCTGTGGGGAAGCCGCGGAGCCTCGGTCAACCAATCGGATCGCTACAGCAAATTCACTCTCATCCTCACCGCGTTGTCACGGAAACTGGAGCCCCCACCCAAAACTCAAACCTTAATCTAA
- the fnbp1l gene encoding formin-binding protein 1-like isoform X3: MSWGTELWDQFDNLDKHTQWGIDFLERYSKFVKERLDIEQNYAKQLRTLVKKYCPKRSKEEEPRFTTCVSFYSILNELNDYAGQREVVAEEIAHKVYGELMTYSQDLKAERKHHLQEGRKAQQYLDHSWKQMDNSKKKFERECKEAEKCQLTFDRLDNDINATKSEVEKAKAQLYLRTHMADESKNEYAAQLQNFNGEQWKHFNNAIPHIFKNLQDMDERRTVKLGETYRSFAEAERRVIPIVSKCLEGMVSAAKAVNERKDSVIVVESFKSGFDPPGDFPFEDFSQNLSRTGSDGTISNTPKGERDKDGGPAPRSDPKHPMSRTKNKLWLFGKKPKAPSLEDFSHLPPEQRRKRLQQRIDELNKELQKEMDQRDALNKMKDVYEKNPQMGDPISLQPKISETICNMEKLRSELHKNESWLSEVEGKQSSRGDRRHSADNHHQTPQGRESPEGSYTDDTSQEHHTPHPRPSPAKPGNPNPNPDPHEFDDEFDDDDPMPVIGHCKALYSFGGQNEGTLVMAEDEVLYIIEEDKGDGWTRARKQSGEEGYVPTSYVEITMEKNSKGAVTYI, from the exons GACCAGTTTGATAATCTggacaaacacactcagtgGGGGATTGATTTTCTGGAGCGCTATTCAAAGTTTGTCAAGGAAAGGCTGGACATTGAGCAAAACTATGCCAAGCAACTACG gaCCTTGGTGAAGAAATATTGCCCGAAACGCTCCAAGGAGGAGGAGCCGAG GTTCACAACATGTGTGTCGTTCTACTCCATACTGAATGAACTTAACGACTATGCTGGTCAGAGGGAGGTGGTGGCGGAGGAGATTGCTCACAAGGTGTACGGAGAGCTGATGACTTACAGTCAAGACCTCAAAGCTGAGAGGAAGCAT CATCTTCAGGAGGGCAGGAAGGCCCAGCAGTATTTGGATCATAGCTGGAAACAGATGGACAAC AGTAAAAAGAAGTTTGAGAGGGAGTGtaaagaagcagagaaatgCCAGCTGACCTTCGACCGGTTAGATAATGACATCAACGCCACCAAATCCGAAGTGGAGAAG gCCAAAGCCCAGTTATACCTGCGGACTCACATGGCCGATGAGAGTAAGAACGAATACGCCGCTCAGCTACAGAACTTCAACGGAGAGCAGTGGAAACATTTCAACAACGCCATTCCACACATCTTCAAG AATCTGCAGGACATGGATGAACGTCGGACGGTGAAGCTGGGCGAGACATACCGGAGCTTTGCTGAGGCGGAGCGGAGAGTCATTCCCATCGTCTCCAAATGTCTAGAAGGAATGGTTTCTGCCGCCAAAGCTGTCAATGAACGAAAG GATTCGGTCATTGTCGTGGAGTCATTCAAGTCCGGCTTCGACCCTCCAGGCGACTTCCCCTTCGAGGACTTCAGTCAGAATCTGAGCAGGACAGGTTCAGACGGGACAATCAGCAACACGCCCAAAGGAGAACGAGACAAAGACGGGGGCCCGGCACCGAGATCAGACCCAAAACATCCTATGAGCAGAACCAAGAACAAGCTGTGGCTGTTTGGGAAGAAACCAAAG GCTCCGTCTCTAGAGGATTTCAGTCACCTCCCCCccgagcagaggaggaagaggctgcagcagaggatCGACGAACTCAACAAAGAGCTCCAGAAAGAGATGGATCAGAG agaTGCCctgaacaagatgaaggacgtgTACGAGAAGAACCCACAGATGGGAGACCCCATCAGCCTGCAACCTAAAATATCAGAGACCATTTGTAACATGGAGAAACTGCGCTCGGAACTCCACAAAAATGAG AGTTGGTTATCTGAGGTGGAGGGAAAGCAGAGCTCCAGAGGAGACCGAAGACACAGCGCCGACAATCACCATCAAACCCCTCAAGGCAGAGAAAG CCCTGAGGGCAGCTACACAGACGACACCAGTCAGGAGCATCACACGCCTCACCCCCGCCCCAGTCCCGCAAAGCCCGGGAACCCCAACCCCAACCCTGACCCTCACGAGTTTGACGATGAATTTGATGACGACGACCCGATGCCTGTCATCGGACACTGCAAAGCGCTGTACTCTTTTGGCG GTCAGAACGAGGGGACGCTGGTGATGGCAGAAGATGAG GTGTTGTACATCATCGAGGAGGACAAAGGCGACGGCTGGACGAGGGCGAGGAAGCAGAGCGGCGAGGAGGGCTACGTCCCCACCTCCTACGTAGAAATCACCatggagaaaaacagcaaaggtGCTGTCACCTACATCTGA
- the fnbp1l gene encoding formin-binding protein 1-like isoform X2, whose protein sequence is MSWGTELWDQFDNLDKHTQWGIDFLERYSKFVKERLDIEQNYAKQLRTLVKKYCPKRSKEEEPRFTTCVSFYSILNELNDYAGQREVVAEEIAHKVYGELMTYSQDLKAERKHHLQEGRKAQQYLDHSWKQMDNSKKKFERECKEAEKCQLTFDRLDNDINATKSEVEKAKAQLYLRTHMADESKNEYAAQLQNFNGEQWKHFNNAIPHIFKNLQDMDERRTVKLGETYRSFAEAERRVIPIVSKCLEGMVSAAKAVNERKDSVIVVESFKSGFDPPGDFPFEDFSQNLSRTGSDGTISNTPKGERDKDGGPAPRSDPKHPMSRTKNKLWLFGKKPKWSVKMAPSLEDFSHLPPEQRRKRLQQRIDELNKELQKEMDQRDALNKMKDVYEKNPQMGDPISLQPKISETICNMEKLRSELHKNESWLSEVEGKQSSRGDRRHSADNHHQTPQGRESPEGSYTDDTSQEHHTPHPRPSPAKPGNPNPNPDPHEFDDEFDDDDPMPVIGHCKALYSFGGQNEGTLVMAEDEVLYIIEEDKGDGWTRARKQSGEEGYVPTSYVEITMEKNSKGS, encoded by the exons GACCAGTTTGATAATCTggacaaacacactcagtgGGGGATTGATTTTCTGGAGCGCTATTCAAAGTTTGTCAAGGAAAGGCTGGACATTGAGCAAAACTATGCCAAGCAACTACG gaCCTTGGTGAAGAAATATTGCCCGAAACGCTCCAAGGAGGAGGAGCCGAG GTTCACAACATGTGTGTCGTTCTACTCCATACTGAATGAACTTAACGACTATGCTGGTCAGAGGGAGGTGGTGGCGGAGGAGATTGCTCACAAGGTGTACGGAGAGCTGATGACTTACAGTCAAGACCTCAAAGCTGAGAGGAAGCAT CATCTTCAGGAGGGCAGGAAGGCCCAGCAGTATTTGGATCATAGCTGGAAACAGATGGACAAC AGTAAAAAGAAGTTTGAGAGGGAGTGtaaagaagcagagaaatgCCAGCTGACCTTCGACCGGTTAGATAATGACATCAACGCCACCAAATCCGAAGTGGAGAAG gCCAAAGCCCAGTTATACCTGCGGACTCACATGGCCGATGAGAGTAAGAACGAATACGCCGCTCAGCTACAGAACTTCAACGGAGAGCAGTGGAAACATTTCAACAACGCCATTCCACACATCTTCAAG AATCTGCAGGACATGGATGAACGTCGGACGGTGAAGCTGGGCGAGACATACCGGAGCTTTGCTGAGGCGGAGCGGAGAGTCATTCCCATCGTCTCCAAATGTCTAGAAGGAATGGTTTCTGCCGCCAAAGCTGTCAATGAACGAAAG GATTCGGTCATTGTCGTGGAGTCATTCAAGTCCGGCTTCGACCCTCCAGGCGACTTCCCCTTCGAGGACTTCAGTCAGAATCTGAGCAGGACAGGTTCAGACGGGACAATCAGCAACACGCCCAAAGGAGAACGAGACAAAGACGGGGGCCCGGCACCGAGATCAGACCCAAAACATCCTATGAGCAGAACCAAGAACAAGCTGTGGCTGTTTGGGAAGAAACCAAAG TGGTCAGTAAAGATG GCTCCGTCTCTAGAGGATTTCAGTCACCTCCCCCccgagcagaggaggaagaggctgcagcagaggatCGACGAACTCAACAAAGAGCTCCAGAAAGAGATGGATCAGAG agaTGCCctgaacaagatgaaggacgtgTACGAGAAGAACCCACAGATGGGAGACCCCATCAGCCTGCAACCTAAAATATCAGAGACCATTTGTAACATGGAGAAACTGCGCTCGGAACTCCACAAAAATGAG AGTTGGTTATCTGAGGTGGAGGGAAAGCAGAGCTCCAGAGGAGACCGAAGACACAGCGCCGACAATCACCATCAAACCCCTCAAGGCAGAGAAAG CCCTGAGGGCAGCTACACAGACGACACCAGTCAGGAGCATCACACGCCTCACCCCCGCCCCAGTCCCGCAAAGCCCGGGAACCCCAACCCCAACCCTGACCCTCACGAGTTTGACGATGAATTTGATGACGACGACCCGATGCCTGTCATCGGACACTGCAAAGCGCTGTACTCTTTTGGCG GTCAGAACGAGGGGACGCTGGTGATGGCAGAAGATGAG GTGTTGTACATCATCGAGGAGGACAAAGGCGACGGCTGGACGAGGGCGAGGAAGCAGAGCGGCGAGGAGGGCTACGTCCCCACCTCCTACGTAGAAATCACCatggagaaaaacagcaaag GTTCCTGA